CACCCCGCCTACAGCTGCCGATGGCGATATTGAACGTAACAATGCCAATCCAATCCCTGGTCGTGTCACGCTGGTCGGCGCCGGCCCCGGCGATGCGGACCTGTTGACGATCAAGGCCGTCCGCGCGCTGCAATCGGCCGATGTTATCCTGTTTGACGATCTGGTGTCCGCCGAAGTGCTTGAACTGGCACGCCGCGAGGCCAAGCGCATGTTGGTGGGCAAGCGCGCTGCGCGCGAAAGCTGCAAGCAGGAAGACATCAACGCAATGATGCTGGGTCTGGCGCAACAGGGCATGCATGTGGTGCGGCTGAAATCGGGAGATCCGATGATCTTCGGCCGCGCCGGTGAAGAGATAGAAATGCTGGAGCGCCACGGTATCGCGGTCTCGGTTGTTCCCGGCATCACGGCCGCGCTGGCACTGGCCAGTCGCCTCGGGCTATCGCTGACCCACCGCGATCATGCGCAATCGGTGCACTTCGTCACCGGCCATTCACGTCAGGGCGTATTGCCCGACACACTGAACTGGAGGGCGTTGTCTGATCCGGCTACCACCAGCGTCTACTATATGAGCCGCCGCACCCTGCCCCAGATTGTCGCCCAGCTACAGGCCCAAGGCATGAGCCTGAGCACGCCAGCGATCATCGCTGGCAATGTGGGTCGGGCCGATGAGCAGGTCTGGCGTGGCACCATTGGTGAAGCGATTGCCGCTGTCACCGCCTTCCCACTATCCGCGCCCACGATCTTTGCTGTGGGCAACGCACTGCAGATGCGCGCGGTCGCGAACCCGGCTCTGGCGGTGAGTGCCTGACACGCAGACAGAACCGGTGTGACCTCGGCTCGTGTCTGGTTTTGCCGAAAGGGCGTCCCCCGTCCTTCGGCGGTCCCCGGATAGCATCCGGGGACCACTCTCAAACCGGCTTTGTGCCCGTCTGCGCATCCCTCGAGGATGCCTTACAGTTCGGGATTAATTACCCAGCGGGATATGCCCAATACCCTTGAGAGCGATCTCATCGAGGCTCTCATCATAGCCCGCATCGGCATAGCGCATGACGCCGAGCGCGGTGTCATTGGTCAGCGCATGGTCGAGCCGTTCATCACCACCGGGCGTACCGTCCGCGATCACCGTGACCCCGGCCGAAGTCATGTAGCCGGCATAGCCACCACCGCCGGAATGGACGACGACGAGATCGGCCATGGAGGAGCAGAGCAGCATGGCGTCAAGCAGCGGCCAGTCGGCGATGGCGTCCGAACCGTCCTGCATGTTCTCGGTCATGATATTGGGGTGGGCCATGGCCCCGGCATCGAGGTGATCGCGGCTGAAGGCGATCGGACCGGCCAATGTACCGTCGGCCACCATGGTGTTGACGGCCCGGGCCAGATCGGTGCGCTCACCATGGCCGAGCCAGGCGATGCGGGCGGGGAGACCTTCGAACGGAACATGTTCGCGGGCCAGCGCGATCCAGTTGGTGACGATCCTGTTGTCGGGGAACATTTCGAGCAGTTTGTCGTCAATCTTGGCGATATCGGCGGGGTCGCCTGACAAGGCCATCCAGCGGAATGGGCCGATGGCACGGGCGAACAGCGGGCGCAGATAGGCTTCGGTGAAAATCTTGATGTCGAAGGCATTCTCGACCCCGCCCGCTTTGGCGTGGGTGCGGATCAGATTGCCATTGTCGAATACCTCGGCCCCAGCCTGCTGGAAAGCCAGCATGGCGCGGACGTGATCGACGATGGAGGCCTGACTGGCCGCCATCAACTGGCCGGGCCCTTCGACGCGCAGGCGTTTGACCTCGGCCATGCTCATGCCCTTGGGGACATAGCCATAGACCAGATCGTGGGCGGAGGTCTGGTCGGTGACGATATCGGGGACGATGCCGCGGCGGGCGATTTCGGGGTAGATTTCGGCGGCATTGCCGACCAGACCAATCGAGGTGGCGCGCTTTTCGGCAACGGCCTTGTCGATCATTGCCAGCGCCGTATCGAGGTCGGGCGCGATGGCTTCGAGATAGCCGATTTCCTGGCGCTTGGCCGCCCGGTCGGCGTCGACATCAACGCAGAGGATCGCCGCGCCCGCCATGCGACCGGCCAAAGGCTGGGCGCCGCCCATGCCGCCCAGGCCAGCGGTCAGGATGAAGCGGCCGGCGAGCGTGCCACCGAAGCGGTTTTCGGCGATGCGCATGAAAATCTCGTAGGTGCCCTGAATGACGCCCTGACTGCCGATATATTGCCAGGCGCCTGCCGTCAGACCGCCCCAGCAGATCAGGCCCTTCTGCTCGAGTTCGTAGAACACTTCGGCCCTGGCCCATTGCCCGACAATGTTGCAATTGGCCATGATGACCAGCGGCGCCTTGGCGTGGGTCTTGAGCAGGCCAATGGGTTTGCCGGACTGGATGATCAGGGTCTGATCTTCGTCCATTTCCAGCAGCGTCTTGACGATGGTCTTGTGGCTGGCCCAGTTGCGGGCGGCCTTGCCCAGCGCCGCATAGACAATCAGCTCATCGGGGTTTTCGCCGACGCTGAGCACGTTCTCCAGCAGCCGCAGCAGCGCTTCCTGACGCCAGCCTTTGGCGCGCAGTTCAGGACCGCCGGGGATGGGAAAGTCTGGATGGCGTGGGTTTGGTGTGGGCATTTCTTGGTCTTTCGTCTGAACCTGCAAAAAACTCGGTGTCATTCCGGCGCAGGCCCGAATCCATCCCGAAGATCATGGGCGCGGCAGCATCTCGGGATGGACCCCGGCCTGCGCAGGGTGACACCGTAAATGGGACTAGTTCTGCGCAAGCGCATAGCTGGCCAGATCGATCCCCATGCGCTCCTCGACAAAGGGATAGACAGTGGGATCGAGCACGGAGGAGCTGAGCGGAATGACGGTCTTGGGGACGTGCAGCACGAAGATCTGCATGCCGATTTCGAGCTGGCCAACGCTGAGCGGTTCGCCATCGCTTGAGAGCGTGGTCAGCACATCGGGGAAGGTCGCCCGCCGGGTGCCGGACCTGTCGTCCACCGCCATATATTCATTCATCACATGCAGCACATCGCCCGATGCCAGGGTGACCGTGCCGATGTCGAAGGCTTCCCTGGTGTAGACCACCGATTTGTCGGTGATCCGTCCCTCGCAGAGGATGGTGCCGCCTGTGGTTTTGGCGATGGTTTCGATGATGGCGGTGCCGCCCTTGCCCTGCGCCGCGAGGATGGCTTCGCCCAGCTTGAGTGCCAGCGAAATGCCGCCGAGGGCTGCGTGGCGTTGTACATAGCTGGCGCGCAGCGGATTGCGGCAGGAGGCAATGAAGCCGCCGGACATGTCGGCAGCGGTGCGCAGGATGGGCGAGACTTTGGCCGTCGCGCCGCGCGTTACCAGTTCGATATAGCGGTTCTTGTCGCGATTGCCGCCCACGGCAGTCTGGATCATCTGTTCGGGAGAGCCAGCCATGCCGATCGAGCCCATATCGCCCGTGGGATGAGCGCGAATATCGCCGACAGCGTCGACCACCCTGGTGCCCAGAATGGCGGAAGGCAGCCAGCCATTGAGGGTTGATGACTTGCCGTTCTGCCCGACCATCAGCCCGCTGAGTTTTTCGCCCAGCGCGTCCTGCAGCAATTGCACGGCTTTGACATAGTCGACGCCCTGCATTTCCCATGGCGTGGTGGAGGCAGGAGCGCCAATTGCGGCGGCGGTGGCCACCCAGTCATCGGCATTGAGCTCTTCAATGCTGACCAGTTCAGGCTTGCCGACCGAGACCGCGGCGTGCCCAAGCATGCGGCCATGATCGGCCCAACCACCACCCCCAGCGGCGTAGACTGAACCGCCCAGAACGGCTGCTTCGACATCCTTTTCGGTGAGAATACGGCCCATCAAATGTCCTCTTGCAGTTTGGTGTCAAGCGCCATGACGGCATCCAGCAGGACGGCCGCGCCCAGCGCGATATCTTCAGCGGTGGCCAATTCATCGGGGGCGTGGCTGCGACCATCGACGCAGGGCACAAAGATCATGGCTGCCTTGGTGATCCGCGCCATCCAGGCGGTATCGTGCCCTGCCCCCGAGGCCATGCGGCGGTGGCTGGCGCCAGCGGTTTGACAGGCGCCATCGAGCACGTCGAGCAGGTCGGCATCGCCGGGCGTCGGTAGATTGTCCGAGACCATTCGGGGCGCCGAAACCGCTACGCCGGTCTTGGCAGCAATCGCCCCGACGCCATTGTCGAGTTCATCAACGAAGCGCTCCATATCCTCGCGGCGTTCGGCACGCGCATCGATCAGCATGCGCACTCTTGCGGGCACGACATTGGCCGCGTTGGGGGTCATTTCGAATTCCCCGACCGTCGCGGCGAAATGGGCTTCTCCACTGGCTAGCGCCTTGGCGAGTTCCTCGACACCCAATGCGATCCAGGCTGCGGTGGTCAGCGCGTCCTTGCGGGCGCCCATCGGGGTGGTGCCCGCATGGTCAGCGCGGCCTTCAACGATGATTTCAATACGGGTGATGCCGGCAATGGCCGTGACCACACCGATATCGATTTTCTCATTTTGCAGCACGGGGCCCTGCTCGATATGCAGTTCGAGGAAGGCCTTGATGTCGTCGCGCTCGGCGCTGTGCAGCGGGTGGCCGCCGACATCGGCAATAGCCTGTTCGAGCGTTAGTTCACCGGCCACGCGCTGCAGCCACTCAGGCGGTCGCGAGCCGCTCATGCCGCGACTGCCGATGCAGGAGACCCCAAAGATCGAGACCTCTTCGGCGAGGAAATCGGCCACTTCGAGTGTATGATCAAGA
The DNA window shown above is from Devosia litorisediminis and carries:
- a CDS encoding Zn-dependent hydrolase, which gives rise to MNTNSTIRARRIADDIDALAGITEPDRPYTRRAFTPKFLEGRKWLEQAMRDAGAVTQIDAAGNLIGTIRGAHPDLGTIMLGSHSDTVPDGGRFDGIAGVIAALEVVRALRDQGTVLDHTLEVADFLAEEVSIFGVSCIGSRGMSGSRPPEWLQRVAGELTLEQAIADVGGHPLHSAERDDIKAFLELHIEQGPVLQNEKIDIGVVTAIAGITRIEIIVEGRADHAGTTPMGARKDALTTAAWIALGVEELAKALASGEAHFAATVGEFEMTPNAANVVPARVRMLIDARAERREDMERFVDELDNGVGAIAAKTGVAVSAPRMVSDNLPTPGDADLLDVLDGACQTAGASHRRMASGAGHDTAWMARITKAAMIFVPCVDGRSHAPDELATAEDIALGAAVLLDAVMALDTKLQEDI
- a CDS encoding urocanate hydratase, which codes for MPTPNPRHPDFPIPGGPELRAKGWRQEALLRLLENVLSVGENPDELIVYAALGKAARNWASHKTIVKTLLEMDEDQTLIIQSGKPIGLLKTHAKAPLVIMANCNIVGQWARAEVFYELEQKGLICWGGLTAGAWQYIGSQGVIQGTYEIFMRIAENRFGGTLAGRFILTAGLGGMGGAQPLAGRMAGAAILCVDVDADRAAKRQEIGYLEAIAPDLDTALAMIDKAVAEKRATSIGLVGNAAEIYPEIARRGIVPDIVTDQTSAHDLVYGYVPKGMSMAEVKRLRVEGPGQLMAASQASIVDHVRAMLAFQQAGAEVFDNGNLIRTHAKAGGVENAFDIKIFTEAYLRPLFARAIGPFRWMALSGDPADIAKIDDKLLEMFPDNRIVTNWIALAREHVPFEGLPARIAWLGHGERTDLARAVNTMVADGTLAGPIAFSRDHLDAGAMAHPNIMTENMQDGSDAIADWPLLDAMLLCSSMADLVVVHSGGGGYAGYMTSAGVTVIADGTPGGDERLDHALTNDTALGVMRYADAGYDESLDEIALKGIGHIPLGN
- a CDS encoding DUF917 domain-containing protein encodes the protein MGRILTEKDVEAAVLGGSVYAAGGGGWADHGRMLGHAAVSVGKPELVSIEELNADDWVATAAAIGAPASTTPWEMQGVDYVKAVQLLQDALGEKLSGLMVGQNGKSSTLNGWLPSAILGTRVVDAVGDIRAHPTGDMGSIGMAGSPEQMIQTAVGGNRDKNRYIELVTRGATAKVSPILRTAADMSGGFIASCRNPLRASYVQRHAALGGISLALKLGEAILAAQGKGGTAIIETIAKTTGGTILCEGRITDKSVVYTREAFDIGTVTLASGDVLHVMNEYMAVDDRSGTRRATFPDVLTTLSSDGEPLSVGQLEIGMQIFVLHVPKTVIPLSSSVLDPTVYPFVEERMGIDLASYALAQN
- the cysG gene encoding siroheme synthase CysG — encoded protein: MRIVSQQPNRARIAPLAVLPVFFDLIDKRVIAIGGSEPASWKIELLAAAGAHVQVLAPVESWCDELVALAETSRTAGTISLVDCHWAPSDMSGAALAVADIEDDAEAAAFVEAAQRQGVPYNVIDRPAYCQFQFGSIVNRSPVVVGISTAGAAPILGQAVRRRIETLLPATLTDWAQLAQRVRGAVMARLEAGPKRRAFWERLAERAFGDTPPTAADGDIERNNANPIPGRVTLVGAGPGDADLLTIKAVRALQSADVILFDDLVSAEVLELARREAKRMLVGKRAARESCKQEDINAMMLGLAQQGMHVVRLKSGDPMIFGRAGEEIEMLERHGIAVSVVPGITAALALASRLGLSLTHRDHAQSVHFVTGHSRQGVLPDTLNWRALSDPATTSVYYMSRRTLPQIVAQLQAQGMSLSTPAIIAGNVGRADEQVWRGTIGEAIAAVTAFPLSAPTIFAVGNALQMRAVANPALAVSA